One genomic region from Anabaena sp. PCC 7108 encodes:
- a CDS encoding type II toxin-antitoxin system HicB family antitoxin: MLASYIDKAMELAVYEIIEDDGSYWGEIPCLQGVWANYKTLEGCRRELREALSDWLALRLRLGLDIPVIEDINLNQITQFV, translated from the coding sequence ATGCTGGCAAGTTACATTGATAAAGCAATGGAATTAGCAGTTTATGAAATTATTGAAGACGATGGTAGTTATTGGGGCGAAATTCCATGTTTACAGGGAGTATGGGCAAATTATAAAACATTAGAAGGTTGTCGTCGTGAATTAAGAGAAGCATTAAGTGATTGGTTAGCTTTGCGTTTACGTTTAGGGTTAGACATTCCTGTAATTGAGGATATTAACTTAAATCAAATTACACAGTTTGTATAA
- a CDS encoding hydantoinase B/oxoprolinase family protein, with the protein MSTTSQPDPVRLEIFKNLFQFNAEQMGIVLQNTAASVNIKERLDFSCAIFDASGLLVANAPHIPVHLGSMSESVRSLINDKGDTIKAGNVYLSNNPYNGGTHLPDVTAITPVFDTNEKQIIFYVASRGHQSDIGGITPGSMPPHSTTVEEEGILFDNFLLVEQGNFREIETKQLLLNHIYPARNPNQNIADFKAQIAANERGVIELNKMVLQYGLETVKAYMKFVQDNAEEAVRKAIDVLKDGAFIYEMDNHAKIQVKVTINRINRSAVIDFTGTSWQLNSNFNAPKAVTQAAVLYVFRTLVDDNIPLNAGCLKPLEIIIPEGCMLNPIYPAAVVAGNVETSQTIVDALYGALGVMAASQGTMNNFTFGNEKYQYYETICGGSGAGINFDGTDGVHTHMTNSRLTDPEILETRYPVQIESFCLRADSGGKGEYSGGNGVIRRIKFLEPMTANILSNHRLIHPFGLNGGEGGKVGRNWIKRRNGTEEYLDSTATVEMQTGDVFVIETPGGGGFGKS; encoded by the coding sequence ATGTCTACCACATCTCAACCAGATCCAGTACGTTTAGAAATATTCAAAAACCTCTTTCAATTTAACGCCGAACAAATGGGGATTGTTCTGCAAAATACCGCAGCATCAGTGAATATTAAAGAAAGGCTAGATTTCTCCTGTGCTATTTTTGATGCTTCAGGATTACTAGTTGCTAATGCCCCCCATATTCCTGTACATTTAGGCTCAATGAGCGAAAGTGTCCGCAGCTTAATTAATGATAAAGGTGACACTATAAAAGCAGGTAATGTTTATTTATCCAATAATCCCTATAATGGCGGAACACATCTTCCTGACGTAACAGCAATTACTCCTGTTTTTGACACAAACGAAAAACAAATTATTTTCTATGTTGCTTCTCGTGGACATCAATCTGATATTGGTGGAATTACTCCTGGTTCTATGCCTCCTCACAGTACCACCGTTGAAGAAGAAGGAATTCTTTTTGATAATTTTCTCTTAGTTGAACAGGGAAATTTTCGAGAAATAGAAACAAAGCAATTACTCTTAAATCATATTTATCCTGCCCGTAACCCTAACCAAAATATAGCAGACTTTAAGGCACAAATTGCTGCCAATGAAAGAGGAGTTATAGAACTAAATAAAATGGTTTTGCAATACGGACTAGAGACAGTCAAAGCTTACATGAAATTTGTCCAAGACAATGCAGAAGAAGCAGTTAGAAAAGCGATAGATGTTCTCAAAGATGGTGCATTTATTTATGAAATGGATAATCATGCCAAAATCCAAGTAAAAGTCACTATTAACAGAATAAATCGAAGTGCTGTAATTGATTTTACTGGCACATCTTGGCAACTAAATAGTAATTTTAATGCTCCCAAAGCAGTAACTCAAGCCGCAGTTTTATATGTTTTTCGTACTCTAGTTGATGATAATATTCCTCTCAATGCTGGATGTCTTAAACCTTTAGAAATTATTATTCCTGAAGGCTGTATGTTAAACCCAATTTATCCCGCAGCAGTAGTAGCTGGTAATGTAGAAACTTCGCAAACTATTGTTGATGCTTTATATGGTGCTTTGGGTGTGATGGCTGCTTCTCAAGGAACGATGAATAATTTCACTTTTGGGAATGAAAAATATCAATATTATGAAACTATTTGCGGTGGTTCTGGGGCGGGGATTAATTTTGATGGTACTGATGGAGTTCATACACATATGACTAACTCCCGTTTGACTGATCCTGAAATTTTAGAAACCCGTTATCCTGTACAAATAGAAAGTTTTTGTCTGCGTGCTGATAGTGGTGGTAAAGGAGAATATTCTGGGGGGAATGGGGTAATTCGTCGCATTAAATTTCTAGAACCGATGACAGCTAATATTCTTTCTAACCATCGTTTAATTCATCCCTTTGGATTGAATGGTGGAGAAGGGGGAAAAGTCGGAAGGAATTGGATAAAACGTCGAAATGGAACTGAGGAGTATTTAGATAGTACGGCTACAGTAGAGATGCAAACTGGGGATGTTTTTGTGATAGAAACTCCTGGAGGTGGAGGATTTGGTAAGTCTTGA
- a CDS encoding HhoA/HhoB/HtrA family serine endopeptidase, whose amino-acid sequence MQISKPLRYIRKFTTHVVAIFLGVLLTVTCLQVLPSEAETAPSVVAQKSSIAAIGSSSFVTAAVNRVGSAVVRIDTEKTITRRVDPLMEDPFFRRFFGDSYPQQSPTEQLRGLGSGFILDKSGIILTNAHVVDQADKVTVRLKDGRTFEGKVQGIDEVTDLAVVKINAGNDLPVAPLGSSENVQVGDWAIAVGNPLGFDNTVTLGIVSTLKRSSAQVGINDKRLDFIQTDAAINPGNSGGPLLNGQGEVIGINTAIRADAMGIGFAIPIDKAKAIAVQLERDGKVVHPYLGVQMVTLTPELAKQNNRDPNSMFAIPEVKGVLVMRVVPNSPAAIAGIRRGDAIVQINNKAITSAEQLQAVVEDSQLGEVLQVKIQRGNQTQQLSVRTAELKDLS is encoded by the coding sequence ATGCAAATTTCCAAACCACTTCGGTATATCCGAAAATTCACTACTCATGTTGTAGCAATTTTTTTAGGAGTTCTGCTGACAGTTACTTGCTTACAAGTGTTACCATCGGAAGCGGAAACTGCTCCTTCTGTAGTCGCTCAAAAGTCTTCTATTGCTGCTATTGGTAGTAGTAGTTTTGTCACAGCAGCAGTGAATCGAGTCGGTTCAGCAGTTGTCAGGATTGATACAGAAAAAACTATTACCCGTCGTGTTGATCCTTTGATGGAAGACCCATTTTTCCGGCGGTTTTTTGGTGATAGTTACCCTCAACAGTCACCGACTGAGCAATTACGCGGTCTAGGTTCTGGTTTTATTTTAGACAAGAGTGGGATAATTCTTACCAATGCTCACGTAGTTGATCAAGCTGATAAAGTCACAGTTCGTCTTAAAGATGGTCGCACTTTTGAAGGTAAAGTTCAAGGCATTGATGAAGTGACAGATTTGGCGGTAGTCAAGATTAATGCTGGAAATGATTTACCTGTTGCACCTTTGGGTTCTTCGGAGAATGTCCAGGTGGGAGATTGGGCGATCGCAGTTGGGAATCCTTTAGGATTTGATAATACGGTAACATTGGGGATTGTCAGCACTCTCAAACGTTCCAGCGCTCAAGTCGGGATTAATGATAAACGCTTAGATTTCATTCAAACCGACGCTGCAATTAACCCTGGGAACTCTGGGGGGCCGTTGTTAAATGGTCAAGGTGAAGTGATTGGAATTAATACCGCAATTCGTGCAGATGCGATGGGGATTGGGTTTGCGATTCCTATAGATAAGGCTAAAGCGATCGCAGTTCAATTGGAACGAGATGGAAAAGTTGTTCACCCTTATTTAGGTGTACAAATGGTGACATTAACACCGGAATTAGCAAAACAAAATAACCGTGATCCCAATTCCATGTTTGCGATTCCTGAAGTTAAAGGTGTTTTAGTAATGCGGGTTGTACCCAATTCTCCTGCTGCAATTGCTGGTATCCGTCGTGGAGATGCAATTGTGCAGATTAATAATAAAGCCATTACCAGTGCAGAACAGTTACAAGCCGTGGTGGAAGATAGTCAATTGGGTGAAGTTTTGCAGGTAAAAATACAACGAGGAAATCAAACACAACAGCTTTCCGTTCGTACCGCTGAGTTGAAAGACCTTTCTTAA
- a CDS encoding DUF29 family protein — MTQELIDLRNSILEQRYADALAIVDELEGMSKKAILRQIKSFLKVLLIHLIKNKIEKRLTNSWAASIRNAVLEIQDVNLKENKKSYYINLDEWNDYLEHEIDIAIRDASVEVLDGVYSPFQLAEMVDKEQIIHQAKFILKLIYDYSVKELPAVIDDYLTQLPGGENWKLGKR, encoded by the coding sequence ATGACACAAGAATTAATAGACCTCAGAAATAGCATTTTAGAACAGCGTTATGCAGATGCTTTAGCTATTGTAGATGAATTAGAGGGGATGAGTAAAAAGGCAATTTTACGGCAAATTAAGTCTTTTCTAAAAGTGCTGCTGATACATTTAATTAAAAATAAAATAGAGAAGAGGTTAACAAATTCTTGGGCTGCATCTATTAGAAATGCCGTTTTAGAAATTCAAGATGTTAATCTCAAAGAAAATAAGAAATCATATTACATTAATTTAGATGAATGGAATGATTATCTTGAACATGAAATAGATATAGCTATTCGCGATGCAAGCGTGGAAGTTTTGGATGGTGTTTACAGCCCTTTTCAACTCGCCGAAATGGTAGATAAAGAACAGATAATTCATCAAGCAAAATTTATATTGAAATTGATCTATGATTATTCCGTGAAGGAATTACCCGCTGTAATTGATGATTATTTAACTCAGTTACCCGGTGGTGAAAATTGGAAGTTAGGGAAAAGGTAA
- a CDS encoding type II toxin-antitoxin system HicA family toxin has product MPRLTPVSQNYLIKRLRELGFEGPYAGGRHPQMRRGDVTVIIPNPHEGDISVGLLSRLLRQAGVSREEWLGG; this is encoded by the coding sequence ATGCCTAGACTAACTCCTGTTTCTCAAAATTATTTGATCAAGCGTTTGCGTGAGTTAGGTTTTGAAGGTCCCTATGCTGGTGGGAGACATCCACAAATGCGACGGGGGGACGTAACTGTAATTATTCCTAATCCGCATGAAGGTGATATTAGTGTGGGTTTGTTATCAAGGTTGCTACGACAGGCTGGAGTTTCTAGAGAAGAATGGTTAGGAGGATAG
- a CDS encoding glycoside hydrolase family protein, protein MYLLQWYIGGDLHSSSEPLFSQKQPPLVMKDGDPYIRALMRTISTSEANSNRPYSLLYGGQQVSDLSRHPEICVTIVVGPNTGNCSTAAGRYQIINTTWYQIAPRYHPNPPMQLMFWTNYSFEPEYQDIVVYRWLSDSRVWGTDISQLLRQQKLNEVLRRLSPTWTSLGYGIETNDNTRFLPQVYQKLLAEELKTAALPETENVTPSPVPLSPPKKLKK, encoded by the coding sequence GTGTATTTATTGCAGTGGTACATTGGGGGAGATTTACATTCGTCTTCTGAACCCCTGTTTAGCCAAAAGCAGCCTCCCTTGGTGATGAAAGATGGTGATCCTTATATTCGTGCTTTAATGCGAACTATATCCACAAGTGAGGCTAATAGCAACCGTCCCTATTCTCTCTTATACGGTGGTCAGCAAGTTAGTGATCTTAGCCGTCATCCAGAAATATGCGTCACCATTGTGGTAGGACCGAATACGGGTAATTGTTCCACTGCTGCGGGTAGATATCAAATCATTAATACTACTTGGTATCAAATTGCTCCTCGATATCATCCAAATCCGCCCATGCAGTTAATGTTTTGGACTAACTATAGCTTTGAACCGGAGTATCAAGATATAGTAGTTTATCGCTGGTTGAGTGATTCACGAGTTTGGGGAACTGATATTTCTCAACTCCTACGTCAGCAAAAGTTAAATGAAGTTTTACGGCGACTTTCTCCTACTTGGACAAGTTTAGGGTATGGGATAGAAACTAATGATAACACGCGCTTTTTACCTCAAGTTTATCAGAAATTATTGGCAGAAGAATTAAAAACTGCGGCTCTTCCAGAAACCGAAAATGTCACACCTTCTCCAGTTCCCCTCAGTCCACCAAAAAAGCTCAAAAAATAA
- a CDS encoding hydantoinase/oxoprolinase family protein produces MLKIFADRGGTFTDIVAITNNQTIIDRLSKHPERFLIVPLPNQQWIIVYKLLSENPEQSQDAAIQGIRDIIGISNQESIPNEAIEVVKMGTTVATNALLERKGDRVVLAITKGFKDALRIGYQNRPNIFARQIVLPSMLYEQVIEVDERYDAHGNELIAVNIEQIKNDLQAAYHTGIRSCAIVFMHSDRYPNHEKQIAQIAQEIGFTQISISHQVSPLMKLVSRGDTTVVDAYLTPILRRYVNQVASQLPNVRLMFMKSDGGLTDAQQFQGKDSILSGPAGGIVGAVQTSKRAGFELVITFDMGGTSTDVAHFKGEYERQLDSEIAGARMRVPVLAINTIAAGGGSILFFDGSSYRVGPQSAGSNPGPACYRRGGQLTVTDANVMLGKIHPQYFPSVFGNTGNLPLDQDIVKKLFIKLSQDITAVTGNNSTPEQVAAGFIAIAVENMANAIKKISLQRGYDVTEYVLCCFGGAGGQVACLIADTLGIKKIFLHPYAGVLSAYGMGLADVRAIKEAGVEQPLSQLLIPHLQQLMNSLEIQARSTINSDETSNKEEIVQKVNLKYDGTNSTLNINFADDVALMRKEFETEHKSRYGFIQSQKTLIVESASVEVIQRMDTPEEPLITRNRPQNVAPKSVEKVKMFTANQWYDAPIYRREDLQPGDRISQPAIIVEKISTIVVEANWEATLTERNHLILERLF; encoded by the coding sequence ATGTTAAAAATATTTGCTGACAGAGGTGGCACATTCACAGATATTGTTGCTATTACTAATAATCAAACTATTATAGACCGACTCTCAAAACATCCAGAACGGTTTTTAATTGTTCCTCTACCTAACCAACAATGGATAATAGTCTATAAATTACTGTCAGAAAATCCTGAACAATCTCAAGATGCAGCGATTCAAGGCATTCGGGATATTATCGGTATTTCTAACCAAGAAAGTATTCCTAATGAAGCAATAGAAGTAGTAAAAATGGGAACAACAGTAGCAACAAATGCACTGTTAGAAAGAAAAGGTGATCGCGTTGTTTTAGCTATTACTAAAGGCTTTAAAGATGCCTTAAGAATTGGTTATCAAAATCGTCCAAATATCTTTGCTCGGCAGATAGTTTTACCTTCCATGCTTTATGAACAGGTAATTGAGGTAGATGAACGCTATGATGCTCATGGCAATGAATTAATAGCCGTAAATATTGAACAAATTAAAAATGATTTACAAGCGGCTTATCACACAGGAATTCGTAGTTGTGCCATTGTTTTCATGCACAGCGACCGTTATCCCAACCACGAAAAACAAATAGCACAAATAGCTCAAGAAATCGGCTTTACACAAATTTCTATATCTCATCAAGTTAGCCCTTTAATGAAATTAGTTAGCCGAGGAGATACAACCGTAGTCGATGCTTATTTAACTCCCATTTTACGGCGCTATGTTAATCAAGTAGCCAGTCAGTTACCCAACGTGAGATTAATGTTTATGAAATCAGATGGAGGGTTAACAGACGCACAACAATTTCAAGGAAAAGATAGTATTTTAAGTGGTCCAGCAGGTGGTATTGTTGGTGCAGTTCAAACCAGTAAAAGAGCAGGTTTTGAGTTAGTAATTACCTTTGATATGGGCGGAACAAGTACAGATGTTGCCCACTTTAAAGGAGAATATGAACGCCAATTAGATTCCGAAATTGCTGGTGCAAGAATGCGAGTTCCCGTATTAGCAATTAATACCATTGCTGCTGGTGGGGGTTCAATTCTCTTTTTTGATGGTTCTAGTTATCGTGTTGGTCCCCAATCTGCTGGTTCCAATCCTGGTCCTGCTTGTTACCGACGTGGGGGACAATTAACCGTGACAGATGCTAATGTCATGTTAGGTAAAATTCATCCCCAATATTTTCCTTCTGTGTTTGGAAATACAGGCAATTTACCTTTAGATCAAGATATCGTCAAAAAGCTATTTATAAAATTATCCCAAGATATTACAGCCGTCACAGGTAACAATTCTACACCCGAACAAGTAGCCGCAGGATTTATTGCTATTGCTGTAGAAAATATGGCAAATGCAATTAAAAAAATCAGTTTACAAAGAGGTTATGATGTCACCGAATATGTACTTTGTTGTTTTGGTGGTGCAGGTGGACAAGTTGCTTGTTTAATTGCCGATACATTAGGAATAAAAAAGATATTTCTTCACCCTTATGCAGGAGTTCTTTCTGCTTATGGAATGGGTTTAGCTGATGTCCGAGCAATTAAAGAAGCGGGAGTAGAACAGCCTTTAAGTCAATTATTAATCCCGCATTTACAGCAGTTAATGAACTCTTTAGAAATTCAAGCCAGAAGTACAATTAACTCAGATGAAACTAGTAATAAAGAAGAAATAGTTCAAAAAGTTAATTTAAAATATGACGGAACTAATTCTACATTAAATATTAATTTTGCCGATGATGTGGCATTGATGCGAAAAGAATTTGAAACCGAACATAAATCTCGTTATGGTTTTATTCAATCACAGAAAACCTTAATTGTCGAATCTGCATCAGTAGAAGTAATTCAAAGGATGGATACTCCTGAAGAACCCTTAATTACTCGTAACCGTCCTCAAAATGTAGCACCTAAATCAGTTGAAAAAGTGAAGATGTTTACTGCTAATCAATGGTATGATGCTCCTATTTATCGACGGGAAGATTTACAACCAGGAGATAGAATTAGTCAACCCGCAATTATTGTCGAAAAAATCAGCACAATTGTAGTTGAAGCGAACTGGGAAGCCACATTAACTGAACGCAATCATTTAATTTTAGAACGTCTTTTTTAA
- a CDS encoding DUF1997 domain-containing protein: protein MVANNWDYPSVEINESVLSVESSVTIDETAFKEVNLNISRFHSHHQDCMEMYAPVSKVAEYLDSHSSWFTRCAEPMKVQPLGDNGYALVIGRFGSFGYEVEPKIGLELLDPEQGNYCIRTIPIPDYQAPGYDVDYNASLQLVESAAEMTKVEWQLDLMVELYFPRFIQRLPHSLIQSTGDRLLHQIVRQVSRRLTRKVQEDFHQSQGIPFPVKSHNK, encoded by the coding sequence ATGGTAGCAAACAACTGGGATTATCCATCTGTGGAAATAAATGAATCAGTTTTATCTGTGGAATCAAGCGTAACAATTGATGAAACTGCATTTAAAGAAGTTAATTTAAATATAAGCAGATTCCACAGCCATCATCAAGACTGCATGGAAATGTATGCTCCTGTGAGTAAGGTTGCTGAGTATCTTGATTCTCACTCTTCATGGTTCACACGCTGCGCTGAACCGATGAAAGTTCAACCTTTGGGAGACAATGGCTATGCGTTAGTAATTGGTCGATTTGGTTCTTTTGGTTATGAAGTAGAGCCGAAAATTGGTTTAGAATTGTTAGATCCAGAACAGGGTAATTACTGCATTCGGACTATTCCTATCCCTGATTACCAAGCTCCTGGCTATGATGTAGACTATAATGCGTCGCTGCAATTGGTAGAAAGTGCCGCTGAGATGACAAAGGTAGAATGGCAATTAGATTTGATGGTTGAGCTTTATTTTCCCAGATTTATTCAGCGCTTACCCCATTCTTTAATTCAGTCTACAGGCGATCGCTTACTTCATCAAATTGTCCGCCAAGTCTCCCGGCGTTTAACCCGCAAAGTCCAGGAAGATTTTCATCAGTCTCAGGGTATTCCTTTTCCTGTTAAGTCTCATAACAAGTGA
- a CDS encoding SDR family oxidoreductase, producing MKVFVAGATGETGRRIVQELIARNIPVRALVRDPEKAKAILSADVELVVGDVLQPESLSAGLGDSTVVICATGASPSFDPTAPYKVDFEGTKNLVTAAKAKQIQHFVLVSSLCVSQFFHPLNLFWLILVWKKQAEEYIQKSGLTYTIVRPGGLKNEDNSDVIVMQGADTLFDGSIPRQKVAQVCVESLFEPAARNKIVEIVARLGETQKSWRELFEQVRSF from the coding sequence ATGAAAGTATTTGTAGCAGGGGCAACAGGTGAAACAGGTCGTCGTATCGTCCAAGAACTAATTGCGAGAAATATTCCTGTCCGCGCCTTAGTGAGAGATCCAGAAAAAGCTAAGGCTATTCTATCTGCTGATGTCGAATTAGTTGTCGGCGATGTATTACAACCAGAAAGCCTTTCGGCTGGATTAGGTGATAGCACGGTAGTAATCTGCGCCACAGGTGCAAGTCCCAGTTTTGACCCTACAGCCCCCTATAAAGTAGATTTTGAAGGTACAAAAAATTTAGTCACTGCTGCTAAAGCCAAGCAGATTCAGCATTTTGTCTTGGTTTCTTCTTTGTGTGTTTCCCAGTTTTTTCATCCGTTGAATTTATTTTGGCTAATTTTAGTTTGGAAAAAGCAAGCTGAGGAATATATCCAAAAAAGCGGACTCACCTATACAATTGTTCGACCTGGAGGATTGAAAAATGAAGATAACTCCGATGTCATAGTTATGCAGGGTGCTGATACATTATTCGATGGTAGCATCCCTCGACAAAAAGTGGCTCAGGTTTGTGTTGAGTCCTTATTTGAACCCGCTGCGCGTAATAAAATTGTGGAAATTGTGGCTAGACTGGGAGAGACTCAGAAAAGCTGGAGGGAATTATTTGAACAGGTTAGGTCTTTTTGA
- a CDS encoding metal-sensitive transcriptional regulator, with product MNASNRLTQPAEHTHTQDHNHEHIDHTSIQADSVHPHVHSEESLRRIVNRLSRIEGHIRGVKTMVQQNSPCPDVLLQIAAVRGAIDKVARIVLDEHLTECIARAAQEGNIESEIEQLKAALDRFLP from the coding sequence ATGAATGCTTCAAACCGATTAACTCAACCAGCAGAACATACACACACTCAAGATCACAACCACGAACACATAGATCATACTTCTATCCAGGCTGATTCCGTTCATCCTCACGTCCATAGTGAAGAGTCATTACGACGAATTGTTAACCGACTTTCACGTATAGAAGGACACATTCGCGGTGTTAAAACAATGGTGCAGCAAAATAGTCCTTGTCCTGATGTATTATTACAAATTGCTGCCGTCAGAGGGGCAATAGATAAAGTAGCACGTATTGTCTTAGATGAACATTTAACCGAATGTATTGCTAGAGCGGCCCAAGAAGGTAATATAGAGTCGGAAATTGAACAATTAAAAGCCGCTTTAGATAGATTTTTACCTTAA
- the menH gene encoding 2-succinyl-6-hydroxy-2,4-cyclohexadiene-1-carboxylate synthase — translation MTLNQYQFHYSLNQHPNKPIILFLHGFMGNINEFDEAIKLLGEDFSYLNLDLPGHSKTQILGGDEYYKMQQVAQGIINLLDKLKISQCFLIGYSMGGRLALYLTLHFPERFLKVVLESASPGLPTDLERLTRIKKDYQIASKLNRIIDKTDFQNFLNNWYNQPIFGNIKNHPQYPQMLESRLENNPLELVKSLQFMGNGYQPSLWEKLKENKIPLLLLVGEYDEKFVNINTAMSQRCEFSRLKIINQAGHNIHLENTLDFVKNIRYFLIS, via the coding sequence ATGACTCTGAATCAATATCAATTTCACTATTCTTTAAATCAGCACCCAAACAAACCAATAATTTTGTTTTTACATGGCTTCATGGGGAATATTAATGAATTTGATGAAGCTATAAAATTACTAGGTGAAGATTTTTCTTATCTGAACCTCGACTTACCTGGACATAGTAAAACTCAAATTTTGGGAGGAGATGAATATTATAAAATGCAACAAGTCGCCCAAGGGATAATCAACTTATTAGATAAATTAAAAATATCCCAATGCTTCTTAATTGGATATTCAATGGGAGGAAGATTAGCCTTATATTTAACGCTACACTTTCCCGAAAGATTTCTCAAAGTTGTGTTAGAATCAGCTTCCCCAGGTTTACCAACCGATTTAGAAAGATTAACCAGAATTAAAAAAGATTACCAAATAGCCAGTAAATTAAACCGAATTATTGATAAAACCGATTTTCAAAACTTTCTCAATAATTGGTACAATCAACCAATCTTTGGTAATATCAAAAATCATCCCCAATATCCACAAATGCTAGAAAGTAGGTTAGAAAATAATCCTCTAGAACTGGTAAAGTCACTGCAATTCATGGGTAATGGATATCAGCCTTCTCTCTGGGAAAAACTAAAAGAAAATAAAATTCCCTTGCTTTTGCTAGTTGGAGAGTATGATGAAAAATTTGTAAATATTAATACAGCTATGTCCCAGAGATGTGAATTTTCCCGGTTAAAAATAATTAATCAAGCTGGACATAATATTCATTTAGAAAACACATTAGACTTCGTCAAAAATATCAGATATTTTCTGATTTCATAA
- a CDS encoding Uma2 family endonuclease: protein MMITQEIASEENISPDVIFPPSDLYSDEPTVETELHLRQIILLFKCLEWLWKDRTDFYAAGNLSIYYSPHQKKTENFRGPDFFVVLGTERKTRKSWVVWEENGKYPHVIVEILSPTTAKIDRESKKELYQDTFRTPEYFWFDPYTLEFAGFQLINGKYQPVKANEKGYLWSEQLGLSLGIYQGLLRYFTPEGNLVPTPEETAEKETQRAEQEAQRAERLAAKLRELNIDPDTI from the coding sequence ATGATGATTACTCAAGAAATAGCATCGGAAGAAAACATCTCTCCAGATGTAATTTTTCCTCCCAGTGATTTATATAGTGATGAACCGACCGTGGAAACAGAACTACATCTACGACAAATAATTTTACTTTTCAAATGTTTAGAATGGTTATGGAAAGATAGAACTGATTTTTATGCTGCGGGTAATCTGAGTATTTATTATAGTCCGCATCAGAAAAAAACAGAAAATTTCCGGGGGCCTGATTTTTTTGTAGTCTTAGGAACTGAAAGAAAAACTCGTAAAAGTTGGGTAGTTTGGGAAGAAAATGGTAAATATCCTCATGTAATTGTCGAAATTCTTTCACCAACAACAGCTAAGATTGATAGAGAATCAAAAAAAGAACTTTATCAAGATACTTTCCGCACACCTGAATATTTTTGGTTTGATCCCTATACATTAGAATTTGCAGGTTTTCAGTTAATAAATGGAAAGTATCAACCTGTAAAAGCAAACGAAAAAGGATATTTATGGAGTGAACAATTAGGCTTATCCTTGGGAATTTATCAAGGTTTATTACGTTATTTCACACCAGAAGGAAATTTAGTACCTACACCTGAAGAAACCGCAGAAAAAGAAACTCAAAGAGCAGAACAAGAAGCTCAAAGAGCAGAACGTTTAGCAGCAAAATTGCGGGAATTAAATATTGATCCAGATACCATTTAA